AGCAGCGGTGCGGACATGGCGAAGGTCCCTTCCGTGCGTTCGGGGTTCCTGGGTGGGATTCAGTCGTGCGGCCGGACGACGGCCAGCAGGGTGCCGGGCTCGACCTGTTGGCCGACGGCCACCCGCAGTTCGGTGAGCACTCCGTCGGTCGGCGCGCTGACCCGGTGCTCCATCTTCATCGCCTCCAGCCAGAGCAGCGGCTGCCCGGCGGTGACGTGGTCGCCGGGTGCGGCGGCCGTCCGGGTGACGGTGCCCGGCATGGGTGCGAGCAGCGCGCCGGGGGTGGGTTCGGCCTGCGGTTCGGGCAGGAGCGGCAGTGCGGTCAGGGTGGCGGCGCCGGTGGGTCCGTCCAGGTGCAGGGTGCTGCCGTACCGGGCGATCCGGTAGGTGTGCGTCCGGCCGTCGACCCGCAGGGTGACCAACTCCGCCCTGGCCTCGACCAGTTCGACACCTGGATGACCCTGGAGCCCGTCCCGGGTGAGGCGGTGGCGCACCTCGTGCTCGGTGCCGTCGGCCGCCAGGTAGCGCCTGATCTCCGGCTGCGAGGGCAGGTTCCGCCAGCCCGGTGGGAACGGCGAGCCGCCCGTCTCGGAGAGCGCGGCCGCGAGCGCGGGCAGCGCGAGGCTCTCGCCCTTGCCACCGAGGTCGTGCTCCGCCAGGAATCCGGTGTGCAACTCCCCTGCCAGGAACGCGGGGTGGCGCAGTGCGGCGACCAGCAGGGCCCGGTTGCTGCCCGGGCCGTGAATGCGCGCGCGGCTCAGCGCGGTGGCCAGCAGCCGGGCAGCGGCGGCCCGGGTGGGTGCCCAGGCGATCAGCTTGGCGAGCATCGGGTCGTAGTGCGGACCGATCTCGGTGCCGTCGGTCACCCCGGAGTCCAGCCGCAGACCGGTGTCCCGTTGCCCGGTGTCGAACTCGACCGAGACACCCGCCACTTCGAGCAGGTGCAGGGTGCCGGTCCGGGGCTGCCAGTCCTGTTCCGGGTCCTCGGCGTACAGCCTGGCCTCGATCGCGTGGCCCCGGGTCGGCGGCGGCTCGGCGGGCAGGGCCTCGCCCTCGGCGATCCGGAGCTGGAGGGCGACCAGGTCGAGGCCGGTGACGCACTCGGTGACCGGGTGCTCGACCTGGAGCCGGGTGTTCATCTCCAGGAACCAGCACCGGCCTTCGGGCGTGACCAGGAACTCGGCCGTCCCGGCGCCCCGGTAGCCGATCGCCCGGGCGGCGGCGGTCGCGGCCCGGTGCAGTTCGGCCCGCAGCGCCTCGGGCAGGCCGGGCGCCGGGGCCTCTTCGATCACCTTCTGGTGCCGGCGCTGGAGCGAGCAGTCCCGGTCACCGACCACCCAGACCGTGCCGTGGGCGTCGGCCAGCAGCTGCACCTCGACGTGCCGTCCGTCCGGCAGATAGGGCTCGCAGAACACCTCGTCGGCACCGAAGGCACTCGCCGCCTCCGCCCTGGCAGCCGCCAACGCGGCGGGCAGCTCGGCGAGTTCGCGGACGATCCGCATCCCCCGGCCGCCGCCACCCGCTGCCGCCTTGACCAGCAGCGGCAGGTCGGCGGCGGTCGGTTCGGCCGGCACCGAGAGCACCGGCACCCCGGCCGCCGCCATCAGCCGTTTCGCCTCGGTCTTCGATCCCATCGCGGCGATCGCCTCGGCGGGCGGTCCGATCCAGGTCAGCCCGGCGGCCTGCACCGCCGCCGCGAACTCGGCGTTCTCGGACAGGAATCCGTAGCCCGGGTGGACCGCGTCCGCCCCGGCTGCGAGCGCCGCGGCGACCAGCAGGTCGGCCCGCAGGTAGGTCTCGGCGGGTGCGGCTCCCGGCAGCCGGACGGCGGTGTCGGCTTCCCGGACGTGCGGGGCGTCGGCATCCGGATCGGAGTGCACGGCCACCGTGGCGATGCCCAGGTCCCGGCAGGTCCGGAAGACCCGGCGGGCGATCTCGCCCCGGTTG
This genomic interval from Kitasatospora gansuensis contains the following:
- a CDS encoding ATP-binding protein, with the translated sequence MITSVLVANRGEIARRVFRTCRDLGIATVAVHSDPDADAPHVREADTAVRLPGAAPAETYLRADLLVAAALAAGADAVHPGYGFLSENAEFAAAVQAAGLTWIGPPAEAIAAMGSKTEAKRLMAAAGVPVLSVPAEPTAADLPLLVKAAAGGGGRGMRIVRELAELPAALAAARAEAASAFGADEVFCEPYLPDGRHVEVQLLADAHGTVWVVGDRDCSLQRRHQKVIEEAPAPGLPEALRAELHRAATAAARAIGYRGAGTAEFLVTPEGRCWFLEMNTRLQVEHPVTECVTGLDLVALQLRIAEGEALPAEPPPTRGHAIEARLYAEDPEQDWQPRTGTLHLLEVAGVSVEFDTGQRDTGLRLDSGVTDGTEIGPHYDPMLAKLIAWAPTRAAAARLLATALSRARIHGPGSNRALLVAALRHPAFLAGELHTGFLAEHDLGGKGESLALPALAAALSETGGSPFPPGWRNLPSQPEIRRYLAADGTEHEVRHRLTRDGLQGHPGVELVEARAELVTLRVDGRTHTYRIARYGSTLHLDGPTGAATLTALPLLPEPQAEPTPGALLAPMPGTVTRTAAAPGDHVTAGQPLLWLEAMKMEHRVSAPTDGVLTELRVAVGQQVEPGTLLAVVRPHD